Proteins from a genomic interval of Harpia harpyja isolate bHarHar1 chromosome 9, bHarHar1 primary haplotype, whole genome shotgun sequence:
- the DYNLRB2 gene encoding dynein light chain roadblock-type 2 yields the protein MVMAPLPPAVPGDERGNGAAGGAGERAGGAEGRGPGLLSGTATPRPPHGGPRSPWGGAVAAARVLWCPLSSQAEVEETLKRIQAHRGVVATIVVNAEGIPIRTTLDNSTTVQYAGLLHQLTMKARSTVRDIDPQNDLTFLRIRSKKHEIMVAPDKEYLLIVIQNPCE from the exons ATGGTAATggcgccgctcccgcccgccgtCCCCGGCGATGAGAGGGGGaacggggcggccggcggcgctggggagcgggcggggggagcagagggcagaggCCCGGGGCTGCTTTCGGGCACGGCGACCCCGCGGCCTCCTCACGGGGGCCCGCGGTCGCCGTGGGGCGGAGCTGTGGCGGCTGCGCGGGTGCTGTGGTGTCCTCTCTCCTCACAGGCTGAGGTGGAGGAAACCCTAAAGAGGATTCAAGCCCACAGAGGGGTTGTCGCGACTATCGTTGTGAACGCCGAAG GAATTCCAATAAGAACAACTCTTGATAACTCTACAACAGTCCAGTATGCAGGTCTTCTTCATCAGCTCACCATGAAAGCTAGGAGCACAGTGAGAGATATTGATCCTCAGAATGATCTAACCTTTCTTAGGATCAGATCAAAGAAACACGAAATTATGGTAGCTCCAG ATAAGGAGTATCTCCTGATCGTTATTCAGAACCCATGCGAATAG